A DNA window from Candidatus Neomarinimicrobiota bacterium contains the following coding sequences:
- a CDS encoding SGNH/GDSL hydrolase family protein, with translation MSALFRILCIGNSITDAGRTNDKPPLGDGYVARLKEIIETCHPDFPFEILNKGICGNTIEGLAMRWQTDVLDPAPDLLTMLIGVNDAHVTQNHPSPEEERISHFLNIYNTLIRQTQAGLPNTPILLMTPFYICKDPSLPVLKTTEKMVRGILDLSKHYALPYLNLHAMFISLLEESPESRWATDRVHPTPKGHGLIAQILYNALMQHNFIRS, from the coding sequence ATGTCTGCACTTTTTCGGATTCTCTGCATCGGCAACAGCATAACAGATGCAGGGCGAACCAATGACAAACCGCCCCTTGGGGATGGCTATGTTGCCCGGCTGAAGGAAATAATCGAAACCTGTCATCCCGATTTTCCCTTTGAAATCCTGAACAAAGGAATTTGCGGAAACACCATTGAAGGACTCGCCATGCGCTGGCAGACAGACGTTCTTGACCCGGCTCCGGATCTGCTGACAATGCTTATCGGCGTCAATGATGCCCATGTCACCCAGAACCACCCATCTCCCGAAGAAGAACGGATATCCCACTTCCTCAACATCTATAACACGCTGATCCGGCAGACACAGGCCGGCCTTCCCAATACACCCATCCTTCTTATGACTCCCTTTTATATCTGCAAAGACCCCTCCCTGCCGGTTCTGAAAACCACGGAGAAAATGGTCAGGGGTATTCTCGATCTTTCAAAGCACTATGCCCTTCCCTACCTTAACCTCCACGCCATGTTTATATCCCTCCTGGAAGAATCTCCCGAAAGCCGCTGGGCTACAGACCGCGTACACCCCACACCGAAAGGACACGGCCTGATCGCCCAAATCCTCTATAATGCCCTG